The proteins below are encoded in one region of Rickettsiales bacterium:
- the holA gene encoding DNA polymerase III subunit delta yields the protein MKIAPAQQESFFKNPGDCRAFLLYGPDEGQIRTQSRQLIAHFLGQKYDTLDLTEIPADSLSEDPTRLSDELSSYTLMGGDRLVVLRQASSDNAKVIEAAILSEPKPVWPLIVLAGELRPTSKLRKMFEAEKSLAALACYRDDARKVTQVLAESLRERNITCEQGVIPMLAGSLGNDRAITLQEIEKIDLYLGEERHLSAELARKLSGDNKDHTLDELFHAVCGGKDGLENTLTRCFNENIQPIGIYRMLSSHLQKLLSIKAMMGNGIAQKAAFTRHGVFFKQEPLISQQIMRWNDPALRSAISALLEAEREAKHGALPPEMTCRNLMHRLSRHAAGKSRRTA from the coding sequence ATGAAGATCGCACCGGCACAACAAGAAAGTTTCTTCAAAAACCCCGGCGATTGTCGAGCCTTCCTTTTATATGGGCCCGATGAGGGACAAATTCGCACCCAAAGCCGGCAGCTCATTGCCCACTTTCTAGGGCAAAAATATGACACACTTGATCTGACAGAGATACCGGCTGATAGCTTATCTGAGGATCCTACCCGCCTATCTGACGAGCTTAGTAGCTACACCTTAATGGGCGGTGATAGATTGGTCGTTCTACGCCAAGCCAGCAGCGACAATGCCAAAGTCATTGAAGCGGCGATATTGAGTGAGCCTAAACCCGTTTGGCCACTTATCGTGCTCGCAGGGGAGTTACGTCCGACCTCAAAGTTACGCAAAATGTTTGAGGCCGAAAAATCCCTCGCCGCCCTCGCTTGCTACCGCGATGATGCGCGTAAAGTAACGCAAGTACTGGCTGAGAGCTTAAGAGAGCGCAATATCACCTGCGAACAAGGCGTCATTCCTATGCTCGCGGGCAGCCTCGGCAATGATCGCGCTATTACCTTACAGGAAATTGAGAAAATTGACCTCTATCTCGGCGAAGAACGGCATCTAAGCGCCGAGCTTGCACGCAAATTAAGCGGCGATAATAAAGATCACACGCTCGATGAACTTTTCCACGCCGTTTGTGGTGGCAAGGATGGACTAGAAAACACACTCACCCGCTGTTTCAACGAAAATATCCAACCCATTGGAATCTACCGCATGCTTTCCTCACACTTGCAAAAACTACTCAGTATCAAAGCGATGATGGGTAATGGTATTGCGCAAAAGGCCGCTTTCACGCGCCACGGAGTGTTCTTCAAGCAAGAGCCACTTATTAGCCAACAAATAATGCGCTGGAATGATCCAGCGCTTCGTAGCGCTATCAGCGCCTTGCTAGAAGCCGAACGTGAAGCAAAACATGGCGCGTTACCGCCCGAAATGACATGCCGTAACCTGATGCATAGGCTTTCACGCCATGCAGCAGGCAAGAGCCGCCGCACAGCCTAA
- a CDS encoding TldD/PmbA family protein — protein sequence MNDKAQQLLEMAQKLGAQSADVLAANSTSISAGIRLGELEELERAESGGIGLRVFMGKQQGMASGSDLRTESLFQIAERAVAIAKQAPADPYAGLPEPQSIAKEWPELDMVDDNEPEVEWLLAQCREAEETALAVEGVTNSEGGSAGYSRCDITLLTSDGFNGSYAKTSFSLSASVLVGEGTGMERDYAYSTARHRKSLKSGSEIGQEAAERALKRLNPSKKDTCKVPVIFDPRVGRGLVGSFTGAISGAAVARGTSFLKDKIGEQIFNPNITITDEPHRANGLASRPFDGEGCRSEALSLVEKGVLNHWLLDSRSARQLGLQSNGRAARGLSSGTSPSSTNVTLEAGELSPESLIGEIEDGFYVVETFGMGVNLVTGDYSQGASGFWIEKGKLAYPVSEVTIASTLPEMFLGLSAANDLTYEYATNTPTLRINEMMVAGS from the coding sequence ATGAACGATAAAGCACAGCAGTTATTGGAAATGGCACAAAAATTAGGCGCCCAGAGCGCCGACGTGCTGGCCGCAAATTCAACCAGTATTAGTGCAGGGATACGTCTCGGCGAATTGGAAGAGCTAGAGCGTGCGGAATCCGGCGGAATTGGCCTACGTGTTTTCATGGGCAAGCAGCAAGGGATGGCCTCCGGGAGTGACTTACGCACTGAGAGCTTATTTCAAATTGCGGAACGTGCCGTGGCGATTGCAAAGCAGGCACCGGCAGATCCTTATGCAGGGCTACCTGAGCCGCAATCCATTGCGAAAGAATGGCCAGAATTGGATATGGTTGATGATAATGAGCCTGAAGTGGAATGGCTGTTGGCTCAATGTCGTGAAGCTGAGGAAACCGCTTTGGCGGTCGAGGGCGTCACAAATTCTGAGGGTGGAAGCGCGGGCTATAGCCGTTGCGACATAACGTTACTGACCAGTGATGGCTTTAATGGCTCCTATGCAAAAACCTCTTTTAGTCTATCGGCGAGTGTGTTGGTGGGTGAAGGAACGGGTATGGAGCGTGACTATGCTTATAGTACTGCCCGTCATCGTAAGTCATTGAAAAGCGGCAGTGAAATAGGGCAAGAAGCGGCAGAGCGGGCGTTAAAACGTTTAAACCCTTCTAAAAAGGATACCTGTAAGGTTCCGGTTATATTTGATCCCCGTGTTGGCCGTGGATTGGTCGGCAGCTTCACCGGTGCCATTTCAGGTGCGGCGGTTGCACGTGGGACGTCTTTCTTGAAAGATAAAATCGGTGAGCAAATTTTTAATCCTAACATTACGATCACGGATGAACCGCATCGCGCCAATGGATTGGCCTCGCGCCCGTTTGATGGAGAGGGGTGCCGGAGTGAAGCGCTGAGCTTAGTGGAAAAGGGTGTGTTGAATCATTGGCTGCTCGATAGTCGTTCTGCTCGTCAATTAGGATTGCAGAGTAACGGTCGTGCGGCACGGGGCTTATCTTCAGGAACCTCGCCGAGTAGTACGAATGTCACGTTAGAAGCAGGTGAGTTAAGCCCAGAGTCTTTAATTGGCGAGATTGAAGATGGTTTTTATGTGGTGGAAACCTTTGGCATGGGCGTGAACCTGGTGACAGGTGATTACAGCCAAGGCGCGTCTGGTTTTTGGATTGAAAAGGGGAAATTAGCTTACCCTGTTTCTGAAGTAACGATCGCTTCTACCCTGCCAGAGATGTTCTTAGGCCTGAGTGCCGCGAATGATTTGACCTATGAATATGCGACAAACACACCGACTTTGCGTATAAATGAAATGATGGTGGCGGGCAGTTAA
- a CDS encoding ABC transporter ATP-binding protein, translated as MPFEKYENRDGKVLLKRLYHDYLKPFKRRMVFAGFLMVLVAATTAANAWLMQPILDDIFLNKKREMLMLIPIAVLVIFTVKALATYGQNLILQIMGQRILATMQQQLYRHLIHADIGLFSQASSGRLISRFTNDIYIMRQSVSTLFTGMIKEVLTLIFLVAVMLYQSWELALIAVVIFPVTAWPIMCLGKRMRKISGQTQANLSEFAGQLDETFAGVRLVKAYAQEDREIEKAGGMIESLYELYAKAAKVQSAASPMMELFTGFVIAGIIGWGGAQVMDGTTTPGMFFSFITALIMAYKPAKTLAGMNTQLQEGMAAASRLFSVLDMPAAVMDKPDAAPLSVDKGALVLADVSFQYPDDSGIEGVSITVPAGSSVALVGPSGGGKSTLMNLLLRFYDPQSGTISIDGTDIRDVTQGSLRKHIALVSQETVLFDDTVGANIAYGLPDADQATIEQAAKDAAAHEFIMAMPEGYETRVGPRGVKLSGGQRQRLAIARALLKDAPILLLDEATSALDTQSESLVQAAIDRLMKGRTCVIVAHRLSTIAHVDKVYVMDGGQIVESGTHKQLQAKKGLFHQLYAA; from the coding sequence ATGCCATTTGAGAAATATGAGAATCGTGATGGAAAGGTGCTGTTAAAGCGCCTGTACCATGATTATTTGAAGCCTTTTAAGAGGCGGATGGTTTTTGCCGGATTTTTGATGGTGCTGGTAGCGGCGACCACAGCGGCTAATGCATGGTTAATGCAGCCGATTTTGGACGATATTTTTCTCAATAAGAAGCGCGAGATGTTAATGCTTATTCCGATTGCGGTTTTGGTCATTTTTACGGTGAAGGCTTTAGCGACCTATGGGCAGAATCTTATTCTCCAGATAATGGGTCAGCGCATATTAGCGACGATGCAGCAGCAGCTTTATCGTCATTTAATTCATGCTGATATTGGCTTATTCTCTCAAGCATCATCCGGACGCCTTATTTCGCGTTTTACCAATGATATTTATATTATGCGTCAATCGGTTTCGACGCTCTTTACGGGCATGATTAAAGAGGTGCTGACCCTTATCTTCTTGGTGGCGGTGATGTTGTATCAAAGTTGGGAATTAGCGCTTATCGCCGTGGTGATATTCCCCGTGACAGCCTGGCCGATTATGTGTTTGGGTAAGCGCATGCGTAAGATTTCGGGCCAAACTCAAGCGAATTTGAGTGAATTTGCAGGTCAGTTAGATGAGACCTTCGCCGGAGTGCGCCTGGTGAAAGCCTATGCACAAGAGGATCGCGAGATTGAAAAAGCGGGAGGTATGATTGAATCGCTTTATGAGCTTTATGCTAAGGCGGCAAAGGTGCAATCGGCGGCTTCCCCGATGATGGAGCTTTTTACTGGATTTGTGATTGCCGGTATTATTGGCTGGGGTGGGGCGCAAGTCATGGATGGAACGACCACACCCGGCATGTTCTTTAGTTTCATTACCGCGCTGATTATGGCCTATAAGCCAGCCAAAACGCTGGCGGGCATGAATACGCAATTACAAGAAGGCATGGCGGCCGCGAGCCGTTTATTCTCCGTGCTTGATATGCCAGCGGCGGTGATGGATAAACCAGATGCGGCGCCGTTGAGTGTTGATAAGGGGGCTTTGGTGCTTGCAGATGTGAGTTTCCAATATCCCGATGATAGCGGTATTGAAGGAGTCTCTATTACCGTTCCAGCCGGTAGTTCTGTCGCATTAGTGGGGCCTTCAGGCGGCGGTAAGTCGACCTTGATGAACTTGCTATTACGTTTCTATGATCCGCAGTCAGGCACTATCTCCATTGATGGTACTGATATTCGTGATGTCACCCAAGGCAGTTTGCGCAAACATATTGCACTCGTGAGCCAAGAAACGGTCCTCTTTGATGATACGGTCGGTGCAAATATCGCTTACGGCCTGCCCGATGCCGATCAGGCCACGATTGAGCAAGCGGCCAAAGATGCGGCGGCGCATGAATTTATCATGGCGATGCCAGAAGGCTATGAAACGCGAGTTGGACCGCGCGGAGTTAAGCTCTCAGGCGGGCAGAGGCAGCGATTAGCTATTGCGCGGGCGTTGCTAAAAGATGCGCCAATTTTATTGCTCGATGAAGCAACGAGTGCGCTGGACACGCAGTCTGAGTCTTTAGTTCAGGCGGCCATTGACCGTTTGATGAAGGGGCGCACCTGTGTGATTGTGGCGCATCGCCTTTCGACCATCGCGCATGTTGATAAAGTTTATGTGATGGATGGTGGGCAGATTGTTGAGTCAGGCACTCATAAGCAGCTACAGGCTAAGAAGGGTCTTTTCCATCAGCTCTATGCTGCTTAA